TGCCGGCccggcagggacagggaattgCTGCCAGCGCCAGCTCCACAGGAAGGcattgcagcagcaccagcctctCAGCGTACGGTGCCCAGCCCCTGTTCAtgggggctgcacagccccctCTCTCTTCCTGGATGTGGTCTGTGGCTTCCCAGCTATGGCTCCATCCCAATCCCTTATCCCAGCTTATCCGCCTCTGACCTCCTTTCAGGCCAGTGCAGCTGATAGCAGGGATTTCAGGGTGCTTCTGTTCAAAAGAGAGCAAACGCAGGGGACAAGGGGCAGCAACAGAAGTGGAGAAAGGGCTTAAAGGACTACAAGGAGAGAAGATCATGTAAGTGATGGGGTGGGGCAGGCAAGGCTGGATTTGGGCTTGTCATTTGGCTTCCCCGGGTCTGGCTCCAAGAGGGGCAGGTGGATGTGGCCACAGGGATGTGACCATGGGCAACGTGACCAGATAAGCAGAGAGCCACAGCATCTGGCACGGCTGTGCTGTCAAAGATGACTTTAAGCGGGGTCCTGTCCCTCTGTACCCCGTGGAGGCTGTTGAGGCAGGGCCAGGACACTGCTGCAAAGGAAGCTCACGGCTGGCTGCGCCGGCACGATTCTGGAGGAAGTTCCTGTGGCGTGTGCCAGATGGCGTGAGGAGCACTGCCAAAGCGGCTGatgggggatcccagcccagaTGGACATGGTGGAGGGCCCTGTGCAGACTCCAGGGAACCCTGGAGTCACTGACAACTCCCCACAGGAgaagctctggctgaagcttcagagcagcagcacgaTTTCCTCACGCCCTTGTGATTTCTACCCACCTGGGGTGGTGGTGTTGGGCGCTGGCTCCGGCTTCTCCATCCTGCTTCTCAGCTCCCCTtggtgctgggatgtgctggttCAAGCTCATTTtcccctgccctggtgctgaggccctgggctggctgtaCCATTGCTCAGACATGCCATGGGGATGTCCTGGCTGGGGCTCCATGGCTACTCTggcctctgccagccctgctcagggctgaggcaATCATctgtgggagccaggggaggaaaacttggcagtgctgggagcctggGGGAGACACACGCCTCATTGCAGCACCCCAGCatagcacagccccacagccaggggAAAGAGAAGGTGGCATGAGGAGCTGATTTGGAACCGCTGGAGAGCAAACTGCAGCTAGAGAAGCTGTTTCAAACAGCCATCATTACCCACCAGCATGTCTTCTACTTCAGGTTTAACCAGGTGCCCCAAAATGCTAGGCTTCCTCACCCCCCCACCCAACAGAGACCAGCCCAGCCTCATCTGCTTCCCTGCCTCAGGAACAGAGCAAAGGGTTGGCAGCTGggccaggtgtcccctcccttcAGAGCCCTCTTTGCCACGTCTAAGGCACCATGGCCTCAGCAAGATGGCTCCTCAGGCTGCCAGgccccatgctcctgctgccttggcacagcagctcatggggacaaagggacacTGAGCAGGCACTCGGCAGGGGGGACATGGCTGGGGactgggacagccaggctgggatggctcCCCTGccgtgggctggagaggggctggggccccctggctggctgccccctgccctgcccatcaCGCTGTGCTGGCtcccctgtgctgcacagggacacagcagccacTTGCTGTCTGGCTGGCAGGCGTTGTCCTCGCCTCCCGGCAAGGGGACAGGAGATgccgggagctgctgccctgtccttgacaccagagccaggggcacctccctgctgtgccagctgatccctccctctctgctgccgTTCCCTGCCATCCAGGCCTGTGTCGGGCACTGTGCTGTGACgcagggagaggcagagtgCTCCTAGTtgtcagctgcagcagagggacagagtAAATTCAAATAGATAGCCAGTTCCTGGAAAAATGTTCGTAGATTCCTGTAGTCTGGGTGAATTTCTAAATTTCCTAGGGCAAATAGTTTTAGCCCAAATTTCTTAGgtcatttttctttgaattccCTTCTCTCTGTCAGTCTAGACATAGAAGGTGTGAGCACCACATCCTGGAGCCTCTCAGAGCTGAACATATCCTGTTCTCTCCACAGACTCACCATGGCGGTCGAGAGGATCCATGCCCGTGAGATCCTGGACTCCCGTGGGAACCCCACCGTTGAGGTGGACCTCTACACACACAAAGGTATGAGGGTGAGATAAGGGATGGAGGGcaagccctgcccaccctggcagagctggtgctgtgcagcagcctggcacaccAAGAGCATGGAGGCTCCTCACCGGTGAACAAGTCAGGGGAAGAGGCAGAGACCAAAactctgcctgtgctcagcaactGTGCACACGTGCcaggcaaataaaaaaaagacagctGGCTGTCCTGCATGTGAGCTGAGCCACGTGCCCGCCCGTAGCAGGGACTGAAGGTGTTTTTATCATAAATGTCTGCACCTTCTCATGGTacccctgctgcagctgtgcttttAGTCCTGGGGCACAGTAGAGGTTTGGTAGCACATCTGTGGCCATGCTCATGGCAGGGGTAAAGCTTTGTTCCTGAGATCTCTGTGCAGCTATGTTCATGTGTGGGgctcagctggaggagctgcattTGCATGGGGCCCAAAACTGCTTGGGCTAAGGGGTGAGGAGCAGTGAGAGGCCAGAGCAGGCACGCAACCATCGTCTTCCTTCTTCAGTGAGGCAGAAACCTCAGTCTGAGGGGGAGGAAGCTGAGGGTGGCTGTGAGTCAGGCTGCTTCTCAAACTAGGAGGAGGGCTGAGGAACTTCCACCCATCACACATAGTTCTGGGATCAGTGTGAATCTCTGGGTGCCTGATATCCAAGTTCCTCAGCCTGGAAGCCCTGGGTGCCATTTATTTCTTCCACTGAGGTGCTCCCCCTCTAGGGAGACCAGCCATGAGCAGCcagccagcagggccatccATTTGCACAAGCAGTTGCTGCATCCTTCCCTATGAAAGCAGGGCAGAAGCAGGCGCATGAGGGCTTCTCCTCTTCACCCTCTGCTTGTCTCTCACCCCTGTTTTGCTGtttcccaggcatgtttcgagCAGCCGTCCCCAGTGGAGCGTCCACTGGTATCTACGAAGCGCTGGAGCTGCGAGACAATGACAAGTCACGTTTCCTTGGAAAAGGTGGGGAAATGCCTGCTCCACAGCTCATCCTGtgtgtggggctctgctggagggcaCTGCCCACCCACTGGTGTGACACAGATGTGTCCCTCAGGGAGaccacagaggcacagagctaGCATAAAGTGAAAGATCAGGCCTCGATCTTCCCTTGCTGTCTCCCCCTCTCAGTCTCTCTATCggtcctctctctccctctttccactcttctctctgcctcactctctctctctctctctctctttctttctctgcctcttCCCTTCTTTAGGGGTCCTGCAGGCCGTGGACCATATCAACAGCACTGTCGCCCCAGCTCTCGTGGGCTCTGTAAGGATTTCTCTTTGTTCTCCCTTGTCCAACGCTTACTCTGGTCCATCTCTGTCCCCTGAtctctgtctctgctctctTCATCTCACTGGGTTAACAGACACAGTGATGCTCTCTGTGAACCTGGGCacacccctcctgccccccatGCCTGTGTGTGTCCACAGCAATCTTTTCTCTGGGAGGAAAGGATTTAACTCTTCCTGGTCCACCGCAGCATCTGTGCAGCCTAACCCGTCCCCTTGGTGCTCCCTGTAGAGCTCACCCCCTCCTTCAGCTGTGCTCCCCCTCAAGCACTGAATCACAGCCACACGTCTGTGGCCTCATCCTGGTGTGATGAGCAATGGTTGTACCGTGCAGGGTCTGGCACAGCTTGCAGAGCAGTGGTGTCACATCTGCAGCCTGTTTACACCTGAAGACCTGGAGCCTGCTTTGAGGAGAGCTGAGCCAAAGCCACGTATTACACACCATGCAGCCCATGGCTGGCTCTGGCTGAGAGCACTGTTCTCTCTGCCCCTGAAAAATAACCAGCATGGTGGAGAGTTGCCTGTGTTGGGTCTAATCTTGCTCTCCACCTCACTCCTGGGGATGGCTCCATCCAGTCTACATTTGCTTGCTTGAGGTTGAGCATGTTCTGTTGTTCTGCCTAGCTTCTGTGTGACCACAGCACCACCACAAAGCTCCCTGGAAGCTGCCAAAAGGCTGGGAAACCCCCCAGGggtgtcctgtgtccccagcaatGCGTGGCcttgcctgggctgcagctgacCCCCCTCTCCACCATGGGTAGATCCACACTGCACTGCAGAAACACCATCAGGGTTACCTAACCTGACTAAATCCCACAGCACCAGTTTCCAGAGCTTTGTGTGTATATGTTCCCCCACAAGCTGAAAAAGTCCTTTTACCCCCAGCTTCTCCATCAATGCCTCCTCTCCCGCacaccagagccagcagcttttccaatCATCCCCTTCTCAGGAGCTGTTCCCTTCTTGCAGGGCCTCTCTGTTGTGGATCAAGAGAAGATAGACAATCTGATGCTTGAGATGGACGGCACAGAGAACAAATGTAATCCATCCCTCTTTTTGGCTGGGAAATTACGGGcatgggaggctgcagggctggagtggGGGGCACTGCCCAAGCTGTGGTGAGcccaaggctgggctggcaaGGGCACACACCCACCAGGCAGGATGTTGCCACCTGAAAAGTCAATCTCCTCCTTTGCCCACAGCCAAGTTTGGCGCCAACGCTATCCTGGGAGTTTCGCTGGCTGTGTGCAAGGCGGGAGCTGCAGAGAAGGATGTGCCCCTGTACCGGCACATCGCTGACCTGGCCGGCAACTCCGACCTCATCCTGCCCGTGCCAGTAAGACTCCTCCCTCCTTGACATTCACCTTCAGAAACTCCAAAAGAGTGTTGTTCCCAAAAGAAGCTCAAGAGGTGTTGGGAGGTAGATAAGGAAGGGATATGGGATTGAAACATCAGCTGAGTGCACTGCAGTTGTCAGGGAAGCAAACCAAGGCCTGAGATTTGTCAAGtttcaatgggaaaaaaggagCCTGAGGAGGATAGAGGAGAGGTTGTGGGGGGCTGACTGAAGATCTCATTCTTTGCACAGGAAGCAGAGGGCATCATGTGAACCCTCTGGGGCACAGTTCAAAACAAGGGCATATGGGTCTTCACACCAAGGGGAACCTGCCTTGAGAAACTCTTTCCCAAAGGGAGTTGAGGATGCTAAAATTTTCTCAGGATCAAGAAGAAAGGTCCTGGAAGAGAGACTGACAGCATTGTTGATAGACACGTACAGTTAAACAGAGCATAGATAAACACACATAACTCAGGAGATCTCTGAGAGGGAAAGAGGTGGGAAAATCTTCCCTAACCATGTGGTTTGAGCCACTTCTGGAGGGAAGACTCCAGGCTTATGTGTCTTTGCTTGGATGGTTGAAGCTGATGTGCTTATGTTACCCTGTGGGATGTGGCATGTGTGGGCATGGTGACACATCTGAGAGCCACCTCTCGGGAGTGCCAAGACCGGTTCCTTCAGCTCTGACTCTCTTATGGACTCTTCCAGGCTTTCAACGTGATCAATGGAGGTTCCCACGCAGGCAACAAACTGGCCATGCAGGAGTTCATGATCCTGCCTGTGGGAGCCGAAAGCTTCCGCGATGCCATGCGCATTGGGGCTGAAGTCTATCACAATCTCAAGAGTGTCATCAAGGAGAAGTATGGCAAAGATGCTACCAATGTGGGTGATGAGGGAGGCTTTGCTCCCAACATCCTGGAAAATAGCGAAGGTGAGAGCCCTACAGAGATGGGGTACCCCTGCCTGCAATGCTATGGGTTCCTGTGCCCAGCTCTCAGCATTTCCTGGACTGATTCAAAAGATGATACATAAATATCATTGACCTTCTATGTTAGGGAATGTTTCTGAGCTCCTTTTCCTTGGGGTGGCCTTGATCTGTCACAGCCTTTCCATACAAACCTTTTATGCATGTGCATGCTTTTACAAGGCTTTCCACAAACTTGTCATTGAGCTGTGGAATCACATTTTAATTCCTCCTTGTCCCTTTGGACACAGCCCCTATAGCTCCTTGGCATTTCTGTTGTGTTCTGGGCTTCCTTCTAATTCTCCATCACACCACCAGACTCCCAGTGGCTCTAGGGCCCTTCCCAAGGGAGGCTCCCACCAAGAGGCAGAGCTCTCTGCATGGGCTGACTCTCCTGACTGCATTCTCCcctcagctctggagctgctcaagGAAGCCATTGACAAGGCAGGCTACACGGACAAGATCGTCATTGGCATGGATGTGGCAGCCTCCGAGTTCTACCGCGACGGCAAATACGACCTGGACTTCAAGTCCCCAGACGACCCAAGCCGCTACATTTCTGGAGATGAGCTGGGAGACCTCTACCAAAGCTTTGTACGGGATTACCCAGGTGAGCTGCTGTGTGGGGCCGTAGGAAATCAGCACTGGTGCTGCACACACTGACCAGGCACAAACCCTCCGTGTTTtaggggtgggaagggaggcAGCTTTGACTCGTGCCTCTTTGGTTGTCCTTTCAGTGGTCTCCATTGAGGATCCCTTTGACCAGGATGACTGGGAGGCCTGGTCTAAGTTCACTGCCAATGTGGGGATTCAGATAGTGGGAGATGACCTGACAGTGACAAACCCCAAGCGCATCGAGCGGGCTGTTGAAGAGAAAGCCTGCAACTGCCTCCTGCTCAAAGTCAACCAGATTGGATCTGTCACAGAGGCCATCCAAGCGTGAGTCCAGCCCACTGCCCTTGCTGTCCTGTGAATGGGCTGGTGATGAACCACAGCCAGGTGTCACGCCATGCACTGAGTGAACAGACTTCTGTTTCTACCAAAGTGTAGGATGCTGAGAGTGGGAGCAGAGTGTGCCTGAATCTTACCCTGTGCAGGTGGTAATTGTAGGAGTAGGAGCTGCTGACTGCATTTCtcactccctgcagctgcaagTTGGCCCAGGAGAATGGATGGGGTGTGATGGTGAGCCACCGGTCTGGGGAGACTGAAGACACCTTCATTGCTGATCTGGTTGTAGGACTGTGCACTGGGCAGGTAGGTGAAACCCAGGCCATGCACAGGCCTGGAGGAAAGCAAAGGGGTGCCAAAACAGAATCCCCTGCCCTGTCATGAGGAACTGGTACAAATCATAACAGTGTCTTACAGTGTTTGCTTTGGGGAATGCTTTACAGATAAAGACGGGTGCTCCCTGCAGGTCTGAACGCCTGGCTAAATACAACCAGCTCATGAGGTAaggggctccagggctgggaatgcagaAGAGAGAATAGGGGAGTGACCAATTGGGTGGGAGAAGCTGAAAGCCCGAGGGTGGATGGAGCTTGTGGGTGAAATGTTACAATGACAAGGTACAGAGATGACAGTAGGATCCCGGGAAGGCCTCTGGGGCAgactcctttcctcctccttggcATGagggtgcagccctgcagtcacagcagctggcaggagctgagctcttGGGTACATGTTAGCTTCCTGCTCATGAGCTGCCTCTCCAGCACCCTGGTGCCTCCAATGCTCCCTCACTGCAAGGGCCTGATGTGTGCTGTCTCTCTCCTGCAGGATTGAGGAAGAGCTTGGCGATGAAGCACGCTTCGCTGGACACAACTTCCGCAACCCAAGTGTTCTTTGAACATcgtccccagggcacagccaccctgctgctctttcccacCTCACAGACTCTGAAcccccctttccctcctctgctccctttttTGCTCTTTCTCCCCATTCTGTCACCTGGTTTCCTCTCACCTCGAAACCCCTTGAGTTCAGGTGTCCCTGGCTAGATGTACCCAGGCAAAGGATGAGAGAGCAGCCCACACCCTGTCCCTTGCTGTGGGGTCATAAGCATTCCTGGACCCAGGCATTGTGTGTCTCTGTTGTTTGTGCAGGGCCTCGCCTGGGCCACTCTGCTCGCGTGCCACACCACAGGAGCGGGTGCCCAGCGTGTTCCCTGGTGCCAAAGCATGTGCGATGACCATCCGTGTGCTCGGACACCGCGGCCGCGTCCAGCCGGGTGCTGCCAGCGCTCGCTCTCGTTGTGCACGTGTGTggatgtgtgtctgtgtcctgGCCTacggtgtccctgtgccccaggcgCGTGTCtgcactgagccctgccagTGTTGgcttgggctgtgctgtgttggGCTGTGCTTGCCAGCAGCTTGGTGTTGAGGTGCACTGCTGTTCCACCCTgggtgtgcgtgtgtgtgtgtgctgtcagtctgtggcactgctgtcccacgctgcgtgtgtgtgtggtgtgtgtgtgctgtcagtctgtggcactgctgtcccaccctgggtgtgtgtgtgtgtgtgtgctgtcagtctgtggcactgctgtcccaccctggggaggtgtgtgtgtgtgtgtgtgtgtgtgtgtgcatgtgctgtcagtctgtggcactgctgtcccaccctgcttgtgtgtgtgtgtgtgtgtgtgtgtgtgtgtgtgtgtgtggtgtgtgtgtgtgcgctgtcagtctgtggcactgctgtcccaccctggctgtgtgtgtgcgtgcTGTCAGTGTCTGGCTCAGCACACAGTACTGTGGGGCAATAGATTAAAGCACATCCGTGAACAAACCCACGCTCTCATCTGCTTCTTGTGacctttctctctctgttcccttccctcttGCTCTCCTTCACCCTCCCCTCCGCCCATGATGTCTGCTTCACCTTCTGgacagcccctgctcagctgaGCAACAGACAAACTACGGATCCCTAAACTCTATTAAAATGTGTTTCACACCTGAGTTGCCTGACTTGGCCTGATGTTTATCTTATGCCAGTATTGGGGAAGTGGGGACATTTTGCCACCAGAACAGGAGATGCTCACACagaaaggcaacaaaaaaaaaaggcagaggggACTGgcaaggggaagaaaaggcCCAGCTACCCTCACCTGCTTTCATAGCTTTGTCCCACAGCCAGACTGGTCTGTTGGCCACCAGCTGGGAAGCACCAAAGGGAAGGCATGTGTGATGACTTGCCCCTGTCATCTTCACCAAACCGTGTTGCATGAAGATCTGCTGTGCAGGGACTTTAATCGTGCCTTCCACTGATGTCTAGGCCTCAGGGTGGGCCCCCAGCTGTCTGTCTGCTGGACTCAGGTGGTGGACAAGTGGACAAGAAATGGCAAGTCTTTGAGAGAGAAAACGCTGGTTGTCCTCCCCCAAAAGGGGTTTGTAGGGCACTGACTGGAGGTGTAGGTGAGGTGGGTAGTCTCTCTCAGCTCCATCTTTTTTCACAGGGCCAACTCAGCAGTACTTGGGGAAGgctgcctgtgctccagccaGTGCCCCAGCAGGCTGGGTGCCAACAAATCCCAGCGCTTGCTCAACAAACAGCTTTGTTCTGCACTGACTCAAAGGAAGGTGGGGGGTTGGGGGTGCTACTGTGAGAAATACAACTGGAGAATAAATGATAAAACCACCTTGCCCGCCATTATATTCACATCAGTAGCCCTACTATGTTCTTGGGCAcactcagctcctgccccaccTCCTCAAAGAAAGTTTACAGACCCTTGCTTAACTCTTGTCTGAGTTTGTTTCTGAGGTTGCTCAGCAAGTCCCAATCCCCCTGAACTGTGTCCTAACGCAGACTTTAAAACCCAAAGACAAAACTTTAAACCACTGCCATTTCACTGCTGATCCTTTACAAAACAGCATAGATTAAGGACTAAGTCCAAGAAGGGAAGACAAAGACTTTGGCACACATGCCCAGAACTGAGAAGAGGGTGGGAGGGAGAATGTGAGGCTGGAGACAGGATTGGTTTCCAGGGCATCACCAGCGCACACAGCACACATCCCAGCGGCAGGAATAGCTGCTGCCCCGGCTGCAGCGCGGCTCCCGCCCGTGCTCTCTGGGAGCTGTAGTCCGGTGCCGCCGGGGAAGGCTCCTCTCCATCTTCCCCCGCCCCGCGTCCCCCCCGGCGGCACCGCCACCCCGCGGGTCCTGTGGGCCCCCAGTCCCCTCCCCGCGGTCCTGCCTCCCGCAAAAGCGGATCTGTGCGTGACAGCGCTGTTTGCCTGCAGGAATGTGCATTTTGGGTACAGCCAGTGGGCTGTCTTTTCCCGCTGTACACCTCACAGCTCCTTTGTTTTAGATACTGGGGTTTTGTGAACAGTATGGCTACTGCTTAGCAATCAGGGCagtttttttgggaaaaaaaacccaacaaaacttTGTTACATTCCATATTCCCAAGAGCATCACccttgcccccccccccccccattcgTCTTTTTCTGCGCAAGGAAGGCAATTAAGCGCCCAAGGTAGCTGGCGTTGCCTATTTAAATGCAGCCAGGCTGCAACAGCAGGGAAGTGGTGTCCATGAAGAATTTGTCAGGCAAGAGTTTCTGCCAGGGAGGCGTCGCCACGTCCCTGTGTCAGGGAAGGTGCGTGGAAGCCCTGAGGGGACGGGAACACACCGTGAAAGCCCTGAGGGGATGGGAGCACATCCCGCCATGGCAGTACCCCACCTTGGTGCCTTTTCCAAATCAAAAGAGTTCGTCACTGCTGGCACAATGTACAGAAGGAATACGTGATGGTGGCATGTTTGTTTGGGGCACTGCAAATATTTGTCCTCATCCAGTGCATCCGAAGATGCATGTGC
The nucleotide sequence above comes from Molothrus aeneus isolate 106 chromosome 2, BPBGC_Maene_1.0, whole genome shotgun sequence. Encoded proteins:
- the ENO2 gene encoding gamma-enolase, which translates into the protein MAVERIHAREILDSRGNPTVEVDLYTHKGMFRAAVPSGASTGIYEALELRDNDKSRFLGKGVLQAVDHINSTVAPALVGSGLSVVDQEKIDNLMLEMDGTENKSKFGANAILGVSLAVCKAGAAEKDVPLYRHIADLAGNSDLILPVPAFNVINGGSHAGNKLAMQEFMILPVGAESFRDAMRIGAEVYHNLKSVIKEKYGKDATNVGDEGGFAPNILENSEALELLKEAIDKAGYTDKIVIGMDVAASEFYRDGKYDLDFKSPDDPSRYISGDELGDLYQSFVRDYPVVSIEDPFDQDDWEAWSKFTANVGIQIVGDDLTVTNPKRIERAVEEKACNCLLLKVNQIGSVTEAIQACKLAQENGWGVMVSHRSGETEDTFIADLVVGLCTGQIKTGAPCRSERLAKYNQLMRIEEELGDEARFAGHNFRNPSVL